The Triticum urartu cultivar G1812 chromosome 5, Tu2.1, whole genome shotgun sequence genome contains the following window.
GAACATTAGCTGAATCAGTGTCGTTTCTTCAGCTAACTTATGGGCACCATTTGCGTTGGCTTCCTTCATGCTAGCAGATTGCATAGTGTCAATTGCGTACCTGTTAAACTTATCATTAGGTGCAGTTCAATTGAAAAGTCTTATGGTGAGAATATATGGCTTGTAATAGGTTAAATGCTAATGCTAATACTGAATAACCACCTCTACAAACATCAACTAGCATAGCACTAATAATACCAACATCAGCACTAGTCCAAATATCAGAAAATGGTTTACCCTGTTATTACAACGGAAATTACAGTACTGTTTTTCAATTATTCAAAAATAACAATACATCTAGTTATGTAGAAAATGgtttacacacacacacacacacacacacacacgcgggCGCGCGCGCATCCGATTTAGCATGAGTGCACGACAATTTTTTTGAGAGAAATAGTAGGCGTACTGTTATCAACATTATCCAAACAGAAAATAAGCCCATTATTGCTCATAACTTGATCCAGCCATCACTATATACATGAATTTTTTGGATTCCGCCATCTATCATTTCAGCTTCAAAGTTTACCATTTTATGTATACACAATATTTTTGGCCAGGTAGAGGTATAGAATTTTAACCCAAGAGAATGAGGAATCAAAAATCTCACCTGAGAAACTCATGAGCGTCTTCCTCTTTGCCCGGACCAAAGCTACTTCCGATGTCAGACAAATGTGAGAGTATGCCGGTAGGTGATAATTGAGACTGTCCTCGCTTACCCTCCACAATTAGTTTTTGAAACTCGCACAAGAAGCACCATTCCTTTTGGGAACCTAGAAAATACAGTAGTAATATACTGTAACTCAAGGGAACGCGCTGAATAACATAAGAAAGAGTTTAGCATTAACTTACAGTGTTTTGAATGAAGCCCCTCGAGAAAGTATGCTGTAAGTGGCCGAGTAAAGGCCAAACACTGAAGCACGACATTTGCATAGCAACTGTAAACAGAAACAAAAGAAGGTtaggaaaaaacaacaacatTGAAGCGCTAAACTCAGATTCAATAAATTGTTTACGCTATAAACCAAAGTGCCCTAATATGTTTAATTTTCAATAAGTTTTAGGCATGAGTTTGATTTATGAATCCCCAGATACTGCTACTGGAGTCTTGTCTCGTTAAAGGAAACAATTTTGAAAGCAACAGGTTATAACAATCTCAAAATGATAACTTATAGGATACACATAAATGTTCAGCACTCTTAGTTCCAAAACAGCTGTTATACAGTTTAGTTAATTGTTTACCTGTTCCCAAGGTTACAAAGACCAAAAGGACGCAATTCCACCTTGTCAAAGTTGTAGAGCTTGACGAAACGCTCATACGGAAAAAGTGCCTGACACATTTAGATAACCATTAGGTTCAGCATACAAAAGTATATGTTAGTAATTAAATGCGTCATCCAGTTTTACTTACCGATTCCGATGGGTTATGCCTCACAACTGTTGGAGCAGTTTGTTGCCTGACCAAACTCTTCGTCGTTGGCAGATTATCTGGCACCACAACTCTGATCTCAGCCTTTTCAGATGGATCACACGCCGCCGGAATCTGAGTGTGAGAGCCATTTTCACTAATGGAAGCGCCCTCGACTTTGCACGGTTTACCAAAAGTTGGAGAACTCGAACAGTCAGCAGATTCAGCATGTCCTGTAACCTGAGGAAATGTGAACTCTTTGTTATCTTGTTCAGAAGCCTCTGACGTATTGGACGCCTTCTCATGGGGCATCTCCTTGCTGTCAGCTGCTTGCTCGGCTCCAGTCACCACACTTTCTTCATCTGAGCTAGTGCGTCCAATTTTCTTCGTGGAAGAAGCTTCTATTGTGGTGTCTTCTCTAGCATCAGCACTTACTGGATGGCATTCATCTTTGTGGCCTTGTCTCCAGTGAGCTATCTGACATTTGACGGCGCTGCAACCAATAAAAGGGAAGTTATGGAAGTAACACTTTATGCAGTATGACAACTCTGAAGATGCATTTAAGGATAAATGTAGTCAAATACTTGGCGATAGTCGTCAAAATATAATTATCAAACATGGATAAAAGCAAAATTTAAGGATGCGCATAACTAATAGATGGGACAGTACCCACATACAGAAATAGACTATCACAAAACTAACTTGATACCAATGCTACATTTTATATGCATGTGCTCTGCTGGATAAAAATGTGGATAAAACACTTTTTTTACAAAATGTTGAACTCATAATTGCAATCAATCCCATAATTTAAAAACATTGATCAGTGCCAGCATTGACATAAAAGGCAGTATTAAGTTGCACTCACAGCATCTGGCTTTCAAGTAAACAGAGTAACTCGTCATCATTGTAAAAAATTGGTGAACTGTCAAACTGAACTACATAAATGGGGTCAATGATTTGAGCCCAATGTGAGCGCCCCACATGCTGGCCTCTATGCCATATTCTGAAAGCAGCACCCACTCTCAGAATAAACTGGGACTAACTAAGTTGATCATGTGAAAACTCTAGCTAGATGATGGAGGCAATGCAGGCGTCTTCCCTGAGCAAATAACAGGGGAAACACACTGTCTCCGTGTAACGCGCAGTGTGTGTAAGCCACTAGCCTATCATGACAAACTCTCCACATAACGGGCAGTGTGTGTAAGCCACTAGCCTATCATGCTCTAGGCAGCAAGCAAATAACTGGGAACGCTGGCTTTTCACGAAGGGCACCAGTGGTGACAGGGTGCCCCGAAATACCAGCCAAAACGGATTCTTTTTTGTGCCAGTCAACATACGCATTGTCGCAGCATAATCGGACATGAATTGCATATGCTAGTAGTAAATAAATAAaacatataaataaataaaataaaagtggGACTGGAGTGCCGTTACCAATACTTGACGCCCTTGCAGCGCTTGCACCTGAACGTGGTCGGCGTCCGGCACACCGCACACGGTcccttcttccccgccgctgccGCTAGCGTAGGCTCCCTCGTCGCCTCCTGTTCGAGCCGCGGCGCGGCCACATGTACGTCCCGCGGCCAGGCCACCTCCGGCGCCGCCACCTGATCGACCAGCGGCCAGGCCACTTGCGTCGCCGCCACCTGCTCGACCGGCGGCCAGGCCACCTGCGGCGCCGCCACCTTCACGGCCGGAGGCCAGGCCACCGGCAGCGCCGCCACCTTCTCGGCCGGCGGCCAGTCCACCGGCGTTGCCGCCACCTTCTCGACCGGCGGCCAGGCCACCGGCGTTGCCGCCACCTCCTCGACCGCCGGCCAGGCCACCGGCGTTGCCGCCATCTGTTCGACCGGCGGCCAGGCCACCGGCGTTGCCGCCACCTGCTCGACCGGCGGCCAGGCCACCGGCGGTGCCGCCACCTGCTCGACCGGTGGCCAGGCCACCTGCGGCGCCGTCCACTCGGTCGCCTGCGGCGCCGTCCACTCGGTCACATCCGGCGCCGTCCACTCAGTCGCGTCCGGCGCCGTCCAGTCAGGCGCGGCGTGGTGATCGTAGTAGTAGAACGCGTCGCGCTCCGCGAACTGGGCCTGATCCGCCGCGATCCAGGCCGTCCGCCGCACGTCCTCCTTCCTCGCGGCCGCGCGCCGCATCACCGCCACCAGCGCCACGACCACGATTGCCACCAGCGCGGCGAAGAACGACGCCATCGCTTCCTCCCCCGGCTCCGCCCGCGCGCACAGATCTCACGGCCGCCGCCCGAAGCACCCTCGCGCGcactcgctcgctcgctcgctcgcacTGGACCCGAACGCAGGCAATGAAACAAGGCACCCGCACGCCGAATTGCTGCGCCTCGCCCGCAGGGATATAGGGCTGGGGCACGCGCTCGCCCGCTTTTGTCCCCGTCCGCGACCGGTAACGGCAGCCGCGGAAGGCTCCAGAATGCGGGCGGCGCGGGCGTCCGATTCCGCCGAAACGAGGCGAGCGCGCGGTGTGGGCTGCGGCTGCGCGGTGCGCGAATGGGAAACGTGAGGGCGGGggcgcggggcggggcgggggTGTGGAGGCGCGGCCAGGCGCGCTCGCTAGTAACGGCTGTTTTTTTCACTCCTTTCCTTTTCTGTCCTCCCGGCGGCGGGTAAGCGCGAGGGGGGctcgcgcggcggcggcggcgcgcgccgGTCGCTTCTGGGCCGTCCGATGCGAGCGGGAGGCTCTCCCCAGCGCGTGCGCACAGGGATCGCGGGAAACTCCGGACGCGGTTGGTTGCGCTTTTTGCACTTTGCACCCCGGGCTAACGAGGAAATGCCTGGTTTTAACCGCGTTCAAAAGCTGTGAACACGTCGCATACATTTatttataatatttttattttggCAAGGATTTATACGCTGTAATATCCGATCTGTTAAATCGTTCTCTCAGGTTTCGACAGGCCAGTATCCACACGTTATTTTCATCAAACCAAAAGGAACTGTTGGGTTTGAATCTGCCTGCCACGGGACTGTTCAGCAGTTTGCATCATCTTTTCTGATGTACTACGACCGTAGACCCAAAGCGCTTTCTGTTTCTATATTGGCATAATGACCCAGTTCACGTCAGTGCTGCGATGCATGAGGTCAACACAACACAGCGATGTCATCCCTCTTTTCGGCGTATAAAAAAATGCCGTATACTATCTTATTAGGACGTCAAGGGGCAAAATGTCATTTTCACCCAGGGGCCCACTTGGACGGGCTTTCCCTCTTGTGGAGATCGGAGAGCAACATGAGATGGCGAGGACGACTCTAGCCTGACTGACGTGGCTGGAAGTCAGGCGCGCGGACAAGTGTCCACACGGGGGACGAGACTTGTCTGCTCCCCCAGCGTGCCGGGGGAGGGAATTTTCGGAACAGCCGGCCGTGACCATCTCCAGAAACACAAGCGACCATGACATGTGGCGCCCACACTATTGGTGGCCCACGTGTCACTGGGGCTGCTGGTTGTGGGGCTATTCGGTGGGTGGGGCTATTTGACGAAGCCACAGCCTGGTTCTCGCGCGGGTGTGACGGACGGAGGCGTCGTCAGCCGAGCGTTTGGATATCTGTCGTCGTTGACGCTTTTTGGATGAGGCGCGCCCGAAAGTCGTATTTTCATGCTGCCGTGTGATGGGCGCGGGTATATCTCGGCATTAATGTTTCTCCTGAAATAATATCGGGACGTATTAATTGCCAATAGTGCAATGCAGAGGCAAAAACAAATCTATGCCATTAAATTCTGCCAATCCAATTATAGATTACTCCAATGTAGAGCACCCGATATGTTTAGCGCGCAATTAATATCATAGCATCCGATATGTATAGCGCGCATTTAATATTATAGCTTGCATCGTAATTTATGGTAATTAATGTCCTACCTTTTTTAGAAGAAAAAATTAATGCCCTACCTGATATCAGCGAGGAATGCAGTTACTGGTTATCAGTGTGCAATGCAGTTACTAGTTGAAGGTAGCCTCTAGAGAGGAAATTGAGGAGAAAGAGCTACATTCATCTGCTTAAGCATAACATGGTCCGGTCGCGTCACCGACCATGTCCAAAAGGTAAATTCTAGAATGAAGGGCTTCAATTAGGATGGACTTGGTTTTGGAAACTAGGACTTGTGTGGCATTGATGGTCTCTTCCTCAAGAAGGATGTGAGAAATGACATCAACCAAATGACGACTGGCAAAGCACCCGACCTGGATGGTTTCACCAGACCCGAAATATTAGGGCACCATTAAAGATGATATCATGAGAGTGGCCTACCTTTTTGGCCATCTTAATGTTGCAAACCTATAATggctaagagcatctccagctgCGCCCCCAACAGACCCCCCCCCAAGGCATTTTTTTAGCGTCGGCGGCCAAAAATTGGCCCAGTCGCACCCCCAGGATCTCATTTAGCGCCAGTTTGGACCGAAATAACAGCCGGCGAACCCGAGCCGAACCTAAGCGCCCGGGGGGCGCCTTGGGGCGCCGACAGAAGCGAAAAGGGGTGTGGGGTCGCTCTGTCGGCAAGAGGAGGCCCTTTTCCCGCCGTTTCCTCCCGCTTTTCCCCCTCAGCTTCCCTCTCATTCTTCATTCCTCCCACcaatctcctcctcctcccctccctgCCGGTCGCCATGTCGCTGAAGAAGTACGTGGCCCCCCGCGCCACGACGGAtgccaccaccgccaccacccagCCGAAGTAGAGGAAGCAGAGGGCTTCGCCGTCCAAGCCCCCGAGCATGTCTAACGCCGACTAGAGGGCTGAAGTTCAGCGTCGGGAGGCTGTCACCACCGACCGGCGGAACAGGGCGAACGCCAAGAAGGCCCGGGACAGGGCTGCGGTGGTGGCGGAGCAGGCGGAGCGCTCGGCCGAACAAGCTGAGGTGGCTCGTGcggggatgatgaatccacccGGCGGCCACGGCCCGTACGCGTCCTGGAGCCAGCAAAGCGCCGGGTCTCCGACCGGCTTCTCGTCGTCTCCACAACCCTGGGGGTACACGCCGTCGCCAGGCTACGCCGATGGCGACATGCACGGAGGGTTCAACCCCACCAACACCTTTCCCATGGTCACCCGACCTAGCGCACGCCCTCGCCCGCCTTCGTCGTCGTGTAGTACCCTCCGTACACCTACTCGCCGCCGGCCTACACAGCCTCCCCGACGCCACCTCTCCACCGTGGTGCGCTGCTCTTCTCACAAGCCTCCTCGTCGCATCTCGGCGACAACGACGCGACGACGAccgacatggacgacatcatcaCGACCGgctcggccgccgccgcctccctcgggTTCACTGCCCAAGACGACACAATGGACCTCAACGGCGACATAGATGGCGAGCTCGACtacggcgaggaggaggaagaagaagaagcgggcggccaAGACCGGCGAGCTGCGCATCAAGTGGGCGTCCAAAGAGGACGAGTGCCTCGCCGGAGCATGGAAAGTCGTCTGCCTCGACCGGATCACCGTCATGAACCAGAGCGTCGACACATATTGGGAGTGCATCAAGGCCGAGTTCGACGAGCGCAAGCTCATCGACCCCTACTTCAAAGGCGTCTACATGCAGCGCAGGTCGAAGGCAATGGCGAACCATTGGGGGCTCATCCAAACAGCGTGCAACACGTGGCATGGGATCGTCGAGGAGATCGCGGCTCGCCCGGAGAGCGGCGCTAGCATCGAGGATCAGGTATGGCATGCCGGTCTCTCCCTTTTCTTTTTGCCATGTACGCGCCCGTCGACTGTTGTTCCTCGGCGCAGTTGGTGCGGATGTTCGCCATGTTTCGTCAGGACAGCAGCGACCAAGATTTCAAGTACCTCCACGTCTTCAAGCGGATCGAGaagtgcgagaagtgggcggATGTCCGATGCACCCTCGCTAAGGCCAAGGAGACGCACAAGCTGGACACGCCGACGCTGGGCGCGCCCGACGGGCGCCCGGATGGCAACAAAAGGGCCAAGTCGGGGAAACACACCGAGTTGGCCACCGTGCATGTGCAAGAGTCCATCGAGCATTGCCTCGCTGACGCCCAGACCCGGGACGCCGAGCGGGAAGAAAAACCGAGGCGCGGTGGTTGACGTTGATGACGCATAGCGCTGTCAAGCTCGACCTGCTCCGGACCAACGTCGCcgcgaagaagaggaacaccgacCTGGCTTTCTTGGTGGGGGCGCGGACATGCTCCGGAGCGACGACGAGCAGCTCAAGGCGTCGTACCTGGCGGAGCATGGTCTCATCCTGAACCAGATGCCGCCGACCGCGGTGCCAACTCCcatgccgccgccgccaagcctgAGCGATGATGCCTCGACGACGCCCAGCACAGAAGCCGCTCCGACGCCGACCAGCCCTCACACGCAGACTCCATTGACGCCGGAGGCCGACACCGCCGTTTGAGTTTGATGCAACACGTCCGTCTTTTCTTTTGCACGCCAAACTTGTTATTTGATCGCCGAATTGTGGCAAGGTGATCTCCGAACTGTGGCGCTGATCACCGAACTAGTGGCCTTTTTTGGGAGCGGGAAACGAACCATGTTTGAATTTGTGACGCCTTGGGGCAGCACCTGGGGGTGTGGCTGGGACGTAGATCGCCCCTAGGGCTGAAAAATTGCCAGACAACCGCCCGAAAGAGCGCCCTGGGAGGGCGAACGAGTGGAGATGCTCGAAGATGCTTGCTAGCCGGCTTGGGCCCCATATGAACATTCACATCTCCAATGCTCATAGTGATTTCGTTAACAAGAGGAGAGTCCGTGATAACTTCATGTATGTGAGAAATCATACCATACGCCTCCACAAAAGCAAAAACTCGTCCCTCCTATTCAAGCTTGACATTTGCAAAGCTTTTAATTCGATGAGATGGGAGTACATCCTCAACCCCCTTCAAAGGAGATGATCCACGAGCAAATTTAGGGATTGGATAAATTCCCCGCACCACACATACTTCTCTGGAATCCCCTCATTGGGTggttgtgaaggaaatatgccctagaggcaataataaagttattatttatttccttatatcatgataaatgtttattattcatgctagaattgtattaactggaaacatgatacatgtgtgaatacatagacaaacagagtgtcactagtatgcctctacttgactagctcattgatcaaagatggttatgtttcctagccatagacatgagttgtcatttgattaacgggatcacatcattagaagatgatgtgattgacttgacccattccgttagcttagcacttgatcgtttagtatgctgctattgctttcctcatgacttatacatgttcctatgactatgagattatgcaactcccgtttaccggaggaacactttgtgtgctaccaaacgtcacaacgtaactgggtgattataaaggtgctctacatgtgtctccgaaggtacttgttgagttggcgtatttcgagattaggatttgtcactccgattgccggagaggtatctctgggcccactcggtaatgcacatcactataagccttgcaagcattgtaactaatgagttagttgcaggatgatgtattacggaacaagtaaagagacttgccggtaatgagattgaactaggtattgagataccgatgatcgaatctcgggcaagtaacataccggtgacaaaggtaacaatgtatgttgttatgcggtttgaccgataaagatcttcgtagaatatgtgggagccaatatgagcatccaggttctgctattggttattgaccggagaagtgtctcggtcatgtctacatagttctccaacccgtagtgtccgcacgcttaaagttcggtgacgatcggtattatgagtttttgtgttttgatgtaccgaaggtagttcggagtcccagatatga
Protein-coding sequences here:
- the LOC125556183 gene encoding ubiquitin carboxyl-terminal hydrolase 17-like isoform X1, which gives rise to MASFFAALVAIVVVALVAVMRRAAARKEDVRRTAWIAADQAQFAERDAFYYYDHHAAPDWTAPDATEWTAPDVTEWTAPQATEWTAPQVAWPPVEQVAAPPVAWPPVEQVAATPVAWPPVEQMAATPVAWPAVEEVAATPVAWPPVEKVAATPVDWPPAEKVAALPVAWPPAVKVAAPQVAWPPVEQVAATQVAWPLVDQVAAPEVAWPRDVHVAAPRLEQEATREPTLAAAAGKKGPCAVCRTPTTFRCKRCKGVKYCAVKCQIAHWRQGHKDECHPVSADAREDTTIEASSTKKIGRTSSDEESVVTGAEQAADSKEMPHEKASNTSEASEQDNKEFTFPQVTGHAESADCSSSPTFGKPCKVEGASISENGSHTQIPAACDPSEKAEIRVVVPDNLPTTKSLVRQQTAPTVVRHNPSESALFPYERFVKLYNFDKVELRPFGLCNLGNSCYANVVLQCLAFTRPLTAYFLEGLHSKHCSQKEWCFLCEFQKLIVEGKRGQSQLSPTGILSHLSDIGSSFGPGKEEDAHEFLRYAIDTMQSASMKEANANGAHKLAEETTLIQLMFGGYLRSKIKCTKCGVSSEHCERMLDLTVEIDGDISTLEEALHRFTSTEVLDGDNRYHCIRCNSYERGKKKLTISEAPNILTIALKRYQSGMFGKINKAIRFPEYLNLSSYMSTTDDCSPVYRLYAVVVHRDVMNSSISGHYICYVKDSQGKWYEMDDSQVKPVSLKNVRSECAYMLLYARCSPRAPRSLRKLIIAQGLSHTRKARQTAGPASTCLEGRSHSSRHQGTQSQSCRDHVMNGHTYKLVTSDGSSNPVLEPTSTSEGSSLFSSSDVGSSGNLSSDNTDSAKNPGSSDQMHPVSTVVMPEEHSRQMSSLNPSSSTQYADQGEVDRLHQLKHQTSKGAWDEGCEAPSFFYVDQGKYPGSSSSSDSSSRSRRSISSSSSCNLTGQRNRRMVGEVDHGPGEGQGHFK
- the LOC125556183 gene encoding ubiquitin carboxyl-terminal hydrolase 17-like isoform X2, giving the protein MASFFAALVAIVVVALVAVMRRAAARKEDVRRTAWIAADQAQFAERDAFYYYDHHAAPDWTAPDATEWTAPDVTEWTAPQATEWTAPQVAWPPVEQVAAPPVAWPPVEQVAATPVAWPPVEQMAATPVAWPAVEEVAATPVAWPPVEKVAATPVDWPPAEKVAALPVAWPPAVKVAAPQVAWPPVEQVAATQVAWPLVDQVAAPEVAWPRDVHVAAPRLEQEATREPTLAAAAGKKGPCAVCRTPTTFRCKRCKGVKYCAVKCQIAHWRQGHKDECHPVSADAREDTTIEASSTKKIGRTSSDEESVVTGAEQAADSKEMPHEKASNTSEASEQDNKEFTFPQVTGHAESADCSSSPTFGKPCKVEGASISENGSHTQIPAACDPSEKAEIRVVVPDNLPTTKSLVRQQTAPTVVRHNPSESALFPYERFVKLYNFDKVELRPFGLCNLGNSCYANVVLQCLAFTRPLTAYFLEGLHSKHCSQKEWCFLCEFQKLIVEGKRGQSQLSPTGILSHLSDIGSSFGPGKEEDAHEFLRYAIDTMQSASMKEANANGAHKLAEETTLIQLMFGGYLRSKIKCTKCGVSSEHCERMLDLTVEIDGDISTLEEALHRFTSTEVLDGDNRYHCIRCNSYERGKKKLTISEAPNILTIALKRYQSGMFGKINKAIRFPEYLNLSSYMSTTDDCSPVYRLYAVVVHRDVMNSSISGHYICYVKDSQGKWYEMDDSQVKPVSLKNVRSECAYMLLYARCSPRAPRSLRKLIIAQGLSHTRKARQTAGPASTCLEGRSHSSRHQVLEPTSTSEGSSLFSSSDVGSSGNLSSDNTDSAKNPGSSDQMHPVSTVVMPEEHSRQMSSLNPSSSTQYADQGEVDRLHQLKHQTSKGAWDEGCEAPSFFYVDQGKYPGSSSSSDSSSRSRRSISSSSSCNLTGQRNRRMVGEVDHGPGEGQGHFK